Proteins encoded in a region of the Raphanus sativus cultivar WK10039 chromosome 8, ASM80110v3, whole genome shotgun sequence genome:
- the LOC108821437 gene encoding napin-B has protein sequence MADKLFLVSATLAFFFLLTNASIYRTVVEFDEDDTINPIGPNQKCQKEFQQTQHLRPCQQWIHMQAIQPHVPSVLDGEFHMEDDMENPEVPQRPPLLQQCCNLLHQEDKICVCPALKHASKEVKSQVQQGQQQGDPQLISRIYETATHLPSICNVQQISVCPFKQDMPSFPSYY, from the coding sequence ATGGCGGACAAGCTTTTCCTCGTCTCTGCCACTCTcgccttcttcttcctcctcacgAATGCCTCCATCTACCGCACGGTCGTGGAGTTCGATGAAGATGACACCATTAACCCAATAGGCCCAAACCAGAAATGTCAGAAGGAGTTTCAGCAAACCCAGCACCTAAGACCTTGCCAACAATGGATCCACATGCAAGCAATACAACCACATGTACCTAGTGTCCTAGACGGTGAGTTCCATATGGAAGACGACATGGAGAACCCCGAGGTCCCACAGAGACCACCGCTACTCCAACAATGCTGCAATCTGCTTCACCAGGAAGACAAAATTTGTGTTTGCCCAGCCTTGAAACATGCATCCAAAGAGGTTAAGTCCCAGGTTCAACAGGGACAGCAGCAGGGAGATCCCCAATTAATCAGCCGTATCTACGAGACCGCTACGCACTTGCCTAGCATTTGCAACGTCCAACAAATTAGCGTTTGTCCCTTCAAGCAGGACATGCCTTCCTTCCCTTCCTATTACTAG